A region from the Wolbachia endosymbiont of Folsomia candida genome encodes:
- a CDS encoding ankyrin repeat domain-containing protein, which translates to MTMNYEQWEKILSEINNDEDLNKDNIIEKLKEKLKVEDEDEYKEWEEAGSDVNYRFGIKYTEARVERGFFGLPSICHKVEIHQTTLFSLAAITGYVKIVEALIEKGIDINATDKDGLTPLHEVVGNGHVEVMNILIKKGANVNAVGKDGHTLLHVAAYVDNKEIVEFLIKKGLNINLANKYGHSPLHIAADRNNKKVVEVLIKNGANVNAVSENGFTPLHFAASHFFHRETINALIEGGADPLLKDNFGKTPIDSNISGYIIEFLEKKAIKKGVFYGGSTALLCTAIAVALFTTGVVEVGLMPIIIAVVAIATAALAVGGLTYMTLKPSTEIEGQNVEETAHEGKQGLSA; encoded by the coding sequence ATGACAATGAATTATGAACAGTGGGAAAAAATATTAAGTGAAATAAACAACGATGAAGATTTAAATAAAGATAATATAATTGAAAAATTAAAAGAAAAATTAAAAGTAGAAGACGAAGATGAGTATAAAGAATGGGAAGAAGCTGGTTCTGATGTAAATTACCGGTTTGGAATAAAATATACTGAAGCTCGCGTAGAGCGTGGATTTTTTGGCTTACCATCCATATGTCACAAAGTAGAAATTCATCAGACAACACTATTTAGTTTAGCTGCTATTACTGGTTATGTGAAGATAGTAGAAGCTCTAATAGAAAAAGGGATAGACATCAATGCAACAGATAAAGATGGGTTGACTCCTTTGCATGAGGTTGTCGGTAATGGTCATGTGGAAGTGATGAATATTCTAATAAAAAAAGGAGCAAATGTTAACGCTGTGGGTAAAGATGGGCATACACTTTTGCATGTTGCTGCTTACGTGGATAACAAAGAGATAGTAGAATTTCTGATAAAGAAAGGTCTAAATATTAATTTAGCAAATAAATATGGACATAGTCCATTACATATAGCTGCTGACAGAAATAATAAAAAAGTAGTTGAAGTCCTAATAAAAAATGGAGCAAATGTTAATGCAGTAAGTGAGAATGGATTTACTCCTTTGCATTTTGCTGCTTCACATTTCTTCCATAGAGAGACTATAAATGCTCTAATAGAAGGAGGTGCAGATCCGTTACTCAAGGATAATTTTGGTAAAACTCCAATAGATTCTAATATAAGTGGGTACATAATAGAGTTTTTAGAGAAAAAGGCAATTAAAAAAGGGGTTTTTTATGGTGGGTCAACAGCATTATTATGTACTGCTATAGCAGTAGCACTCTTCACAACAGGAGTGGTTGAAGTTGGCTTAATGCCTATAATAATAGCAGTAGTTGCAATTGCAACAGCAGCACTAGCGGTTGGTGGTCTTACATATATGACATTAAAGCCTAGTACTGAAATAGAAGGACAGAATGTAGAGGAAACTGCACATGAAGGGAAACAAGGCTTGTCTGCATAA
- a CDS encoding twin-arginine translocase TatA/TatE family subunit yields the protein MSLGPWQLFLVLIIILVLFGAGRLPQVMGDLGKGIKNLKQELKDSEKLASNEPDR from the coding sequence ATGAGTTTAGGACCATGGCAATTGTTTCTAGTCTTAATAATAATTCTAGTTTTATTTGGTGCAGGTAGATTACCACAAGTTATGGGTGATTTAGGAAAAGGTATCAAAAATCTTAAGCAAGAACTTAAGGATTCAGAAAAATTAGCATCTAACGAACCAGATCGTTAG
- a CDS encoding nucleotide exchange factor GrpE: MSDNSKEKKKKFVDMVNKHKGDDQQDDNNKETSDFNEDLNTLRERAAQLEDHLRRAVADNENVKRIMQKQISDANDFAVTKFARDMIDSCDNLNKVMEILKDGDPVHEGIKVAHQKIVNDLKKHGIEEVDPLGDLFDSNLHQAVLETEDNEKELGTIVKVLQTGYTIKGRLLRPAMVIISKK, translated from the coding sequence ATGTCGGATAATAGCAAAGAAAAAAAGAAAAAGTTTGTTGATATGGTAAATAAACACAAAGGTGATGATCAACAAGATGATAATAATAAAGAAACTAGTGACTTCAATGAAGATCTGAACACATTAAGAGAGCGTGCAGCTCAGCTTGAAGATCATTTACGCCGTGCTGTTGCGGATAATGAAAACGTTAAACGCATAATGCAAAAACAAATTAGTGATGCAAATGACTTTGCAGTAACAAAGTTTGCACGCGATATGATCGACTCATGTGATAATTTAAACAAAGTAATGGAAATTTTGAAAGATGGTGACCCTGTTCATGAAGGAATCAAAGTAGCTCATCAAAAAATTGTAAATGATCTAAAAAAGCATGGAATAGAAGAAGTGGATCCACTGGGTGACCTTTTTGATAGTAATTTACATCAAGCTGTTCTAGAAACAGAAGACAACGAAAAAGAGCTTGGCACTATTGTTAAGGTTCTACAAACTGGTTATACGATTAAAGGTAGATTGCTTCGCCCTGCAATGGTAATTATTTCTAAAAAATAG
- a CDS encoding polyprenyl synthetase family protein, with amino-acid sequence MLNADLTSNDKLGGIISSDLFAMKEFIFRNVNSEHTELAANIISHLIESGGKKIRPKLVFIICKMLDYSGNNSINVAAAVEFIHNATLLHDDVLDESDARHGVKTANKIWGNKSSILVGDLLLTLAFQWLIECGNLNILSILSEASHFLVRGEIKQMTTLFDPSTMRENYFDIIGEKTASLFSACCEAAAIVSGSTNDETERLKNFGFNFGMAFQIIDDVLDYTADQSTSGKQVGKDFFEGKVTLPAIIAYEKGYSEEKKFWQKCFSSAERNFDQAMVYINNHNAIHLSIKKAKHYINAAQDSISTFSDSIYKNALVDFLNISIERRM; translated from the coding sequence ATGCTAAACGCTGATTTAACAAGTAACGATAAATTGGGTGGTATCATATCTTCTGATTTGTTTGCTATGAAAGAATTTATCTTCAGGAATGTCAATAGTGAGCATACTGAACTTGCCGCTAATATTATATCTCACCTTATTGAGTCAGGTGGAAAAAAAATAAGGCCTAAGCTTGTCTTTATTATATGTAAAATGCTGGACTATTCTGGCAATAATAGTATCAATGTTGCTGCAGCAGTAGAGTTTATACACAATGCAACCTTACTTCATGACGATGTTTTGGATGAAAGCGATGCGCGTCATGGTGTTAAAACAGCAAACAAAATATGGGGAAATAAATCAAGTATTTTAGTTGGTGATCTGTTATTAACTTTAGCATTCCAATGGCTTATAGAGTGTGGAAATTTAAATATTCTATCCATTTTGTCTGAAGCATCTCACTTCCTTGTGAGAGGTGAAATAAAGCAGATGACAACACTTTTTGACCCCAGCACAATGAGGGAAAATTATTTTGATATCATTGGAGAAAAGACAGCATCTTTATTTTCTGCGTGTTGCGAGGCTGCAGCTATTGTATCGGGTAGCACAAATGATGAAACAGAGAGGTTAAAGAATTTCGGTTTTAATTTTGGTATGGCATTTCAAATAATTGATGATGTGCTTGATTACACTGCTGACCAGAGCACTTCTGGAAAACAAGTAGGAAAAGATTTTTTTGAAGGTAAAGTAACATTACCTGCTATTATAGCATACGAAAAAGGCTATTCGGAAGAGAAAAAATTCTGGCAAAAATGCTTTTCTTCAGCTGAGCGTAATTTTGATCAGGCAATGGTCTATATTAATAATCACAATGCTATTCATCTTTCTATAAAGAAAGCAAAACACTATATTAATGCAGCACAAGACAGTATCAGTACTTTTTCTGATTCCATTTATAAAAATGCTTTAGTTGACTTTTTAAATATTAGCATAGAAAGACGAATGTAG
- the rpsP gene encoding 30S ribosomal protein S16 encodes MAVKIRLARFGAKKRPFYRIVVADARAPRDGRFIERIGQYDPMLPKDNKNRVVIKADRLKHWLSVGAQATERVLWFIKKGLVTSETEEKKVEKKTTKGQEA; translated from the coding sequence ATGGCAGTAAAAATAAGATTGGCAAGATTTGGAGCAAAAAAACGTCCTTTTTATAGGATAGTTGTAGCTGATGCACGCGCACCAAGAGATGGGCGGTTTATTGAGAGAATAGGGCAATATGATCCGATGCTACCGAAAGACAATAAAAATCGTGTTGTAATAAAGGCTGATAGATTAAAGCACTGGCTCAGTGTTGGTGCACAAGCAACTGAAAGGGTGCTATGGTTTATCAAAAAGGGCCTGGTTACTTCAGAAACAGAAGAAAAGAAAGTAGAAAAAAAGACAACAAAAGGACAAGAGGCATAA
- a CDS encoding ankyrin repeat domain-containing protein, which translates to MVNEFGIDSDKYTLSTYEGDDAVHSAIRGDYLNVLSLLLRTKRLTNSKNDAGVTPLHLAASYDSIEVVSFVLRHVENTNPNALDNEDNTPLHIAVFYNNDNTVDELLKAGANPGIQNKAGITPISIAESQGFEELAKKLETFEQNPSSEIKQPCCSNFQRCQIS; encoded by the coding sequence ATGGTGAATGAATTTGGAATAGATAGTGATAAGTATACATTGAGTACTTACGAAGGAGATGATGCCGTACATAGCGCTATTCGTGGTGACTACTTAAATGTATTAAGCTTATTATTAAGAACAAAAAGACTTACTAATTCAAAAAATGATGCCGGTGTTACTCCTTTACATCTTGCGGCTTCCTATGACTCAATAGAGGTAGTTAGCTTTGTATTGCGCCATGTAGAGAATACAAATCCTAATGCGTTAGATAATGAGGATAATACTCCTTTGCATATTGCTGTTTTTTACAACAACGATAATACAGTAGATGAATTATTAAAAGCTGGAGCAAATCCTGGTATACAAAATAAAGCAGGAATTACCCCTATATCCATTGCTGAGTCTCAAGGTTTTGAAGAATTGGCAAAAAAGTTGGAAACATTTGAGCAAAATCCTAGTAGTGAGATAAAACAACCCTGTTGTAGCAACTTCCAACGTTGTCAAATTTCATAA